The genomic DNA ATCCATTCTGGAACAGATACGTTTTTATCAAATGGATACGGAATAAATTTCGCAAGTGCTGGCGCTAAATCTTTACAGTACCAGTATGCAACAAGGTATGCGATAATAAAGCTTGTTAACTTTACAAGTTGCAGAATAAACCCTCTGCGTAAGCCGAGGAAAAA from Arcobacter sp. F2176 includes the following:
- a CDS encoding CvpA family protein, producing the protein MIDIIIILLLVMGFFLGLRRGFILQLVKLTSFIIAYLVAYWYCKDLAPALAKFIPYPFDKNVSVPEW